In one Lolium rigidum isolate FL_2022 chromosome 3, APGP_CSIRO_Lrig_0.1, whole genome shotgun sequence genomic region, the following are encoded:
- the LOC124697390 gene encoding uncharacterized protein LOC124697390: MDFSRGRSINSDAFAGLETWEDPTPRPSPFTFEDLRDAFVEASKRQMRLRPKSPSREDLMIRRQEHDRKSLVMALNVYAKQNNMQPSELELVEIMQRNLIDEYGKGYVHFNFTVKSLDGTVHLFFAEVHPDCREVEDVYHCTALNTIDSGHCIGCKDRASDLQHPNDGGYLGGHKDVGFPFMEYDDSDSAGEDEWPTMIGLSEGDK; encoded by the exons ATGGATTTTAGTAGAGGACGCAGCATCAACAG TGATGCCTTTGCTGGGTTGGAGACTTGGGAGGATCCCACTCCTAGGCCATCACCATTTACCTTTGAGGACTTGCGTGATGCCTTTGTTGAAGCCTCGAAGCGCCAGATGCGCCTTAGGCCCAAGTCACCATCCAGGGAGGATCTGATGATACGTAGGCAGGAGCATGACCGTAAGAGCTTGGTGATGGCGCTGAATGTCTACGCCAAGCAAAACAATATGCAG CCCAGCGAGTTAGAGCTTGTGGAAATAATGCAAAGAAATCTAATTGACGAGTATGGAAAAGGCTATGTGCACTTCAACTTCACTGTGAAAAGTTTGGATGGCACGGTTCATTTGTTCTTCGCTGAGGTACATCCTGACTGTAGAGAAGTTGAAGATGTTTATCACTGCACTGCTCTGAACACGATTGATTCTG GTCATTGTATTGGGTGCAAGGATCGAGCATCAGATCTTCAGCATCCTAATGATGGTGGCTACTTGGGTGGGCACAAAGACGTAGGATTTCCATTTATGGAGTATGATGATAGTGATTCAGCTGGTGAAGATGAATGGCCGACAATGATTGGGTTGAGTGAAGGTGATAAGTAA